A single window of Methylomarinum sp. Ch1-1 DNA harbors:
- a CDS encoding septal ring lytic transglycosylase RlpA family protein, producing the protein MNNKVFLPVLFLLSACTIDPSVKDSAPAVVPIDVMAVPDAVPRHEKRTRAGNPGIYEVLGQRYQVLADSKGYRQRGIASWYGTKFHGKKTSNGEVYDMYAMTAAHKTLPIPSYVRVTNLRNRRSVVVRINDRGPFHENRIIDLSYTAAVKLGIQQAGTGFVEVQTLEPGEQPAKLAVQQPKTSDDAKLYLQVGAFSNEFNAHQLKQKVAAIPLAATRLKVAQHQGDTLYKVQVGPVSSVELADRLNEQLAAIGVIGSTLVSDN; encoded by the coding sequence ATGAACAATAAAGTATTTTTGCCGGTACTGTTTTTGCTCAGCGCTTGCACGATAGACCCATCCGTCAAGGACAGCGCTCCGGCTGTCGTGCCGATCGATGTCATGGCGGTGCCGGACGCCGTGCCGCGCCATGAAAAACGCACTCGGGCAGGCAATCCCGGCATCTATGAAGTGCTGGGTCAGCGTTATCAGGTGTTGGCCGACAGTAAGGGCTATCGTCAGCGTGGTATTGCCTCTTGGTACGGCACCAAGTTTCATGGCAAAAAAACCTCCAATGGTGAAGTCTATGACATGTATGCGATGACGGCCGCCCATAAAACCTTGCCAATCCCCAGTTATGTTCGGGTGACTAATCTGCGCAACCGGCGCAGTGTCGTCGTGCGCATCAATGATCGTGGTCCGTTTCATGAAAACCGAATCATCGATTTGTCCTATACCGCGGCGGTCAAATTGGGCATACAGCAAGCCGGCACTGGTTTTGTCGAGGTTCAGACGCTGGAGCCTGGGGAGCAGCCCGCCAAGCTCGCGGTGCAACAGCCTAAGACGAGTGACGATGCTAAGCTGTATTTACAGGTCGGCGCGTTCAGTAATGAGTTCAATGCCCACCAATTAAAACAAAAAGTTGCCGCGATACCATTGGCGGCTACGCGCTTGAAAGTCGCTCAACACCAAGGCGATACCTTGTACAAGGTGCAGGTGGGGCCGGTCTCGTCGGTGGAACTGGCTGATCGCTTAAATGAGCAGTTGGCGGCGATAGGCGTGATCGGCAGCACCCTGGTTAGTGACAATTGA
- the mltB gene encoding lytic murein transglycosylase B translates to MKSRKTFTALAYALLLSLAVPGYGAIEDSDLLNDFVNNMATKHQFDAAELKQLFQSVEIKQNIVETISSPAEAMPWYRYRKIFMTDSRVNEGLRFWQENEAVLARVEQQYGVPAEIITAVIGVETRYGAHTGTYRVIDALATLAFAYPKRSPFFTSELEHFLLLCREEQLNPLEPLGSYAGAMGMPQFMPSSYRAYAADFDRDEKRDIWHNEADVIASVANYFARHHWQKGAAIAFPVTAEGEAYQHGLSKGLQPDVSVAKLKQWQVTVPEQLEPDETVKLLEFEQEQDHQLWAGLHNFYVITRYNHSPLYAMAVYQLSLAIADKKKTNDEQ, encoded by the coding sequence ATGAAAAGCAGAAAAACCTTCACCGCGTTAGCCTATGCCTTATTGTTGTCGCTGGCCGTGCCAGGATATGGGGCGATCGAGGACAGCGACTTGCTGAACGATTTTGTCAACAACATGGCTACCAAACACCAGTTCGATGCAGCGGAATTGAAACAACTGTTTCAGTCGGTCGAGATTAAGCAAAATATCGTGGAGACGATATCTTCGCCGGCGGAGGCGATGCCTTGGTATCGATACCGTAAAATCTTTATGACCGATTCGCGTGTTAATGAAGGCTTAAGATTCTGGCAGGAGAATGAAGCGGTATTGGCCCGTGTCGAACAGCAATATGGCGTACCGGCCGAGATTATTACCGCGGTCATCGGGGTCGAAACCCGTTACGGCGCTCATACCGGGACTTACCGGGTCATCGATGCGCTGGCGACCCTGGCTTTTGCCTATCCCAAGCGCAGCCCATTTTTTACCAGCGAACTGGAGCATTTCTTGCTGCTGTGTCGGGAGGAGCAATTGAACCCGCTAGAGCCGTTAGGGTCTTACGCGGGGGCGATGGGAATGCCCCAGTTCATGCCTAGCAGTTACCGGGCTTATGCAGCGGATTTCGATCGGGATGAAAAACGCGACATCTGGCATAACGAGGCCGATGTGATCGCCAGCGTCGCCAATTATTTTGCCCGTCACCATTGGCAAAAAGGCGCCGCGATCGCCTTTCCCGTGACTGCGGAAGGCGAAGCTTATCAGCACGGTTTGAGTAAAGGCTTGCAACCTGATGTCAGCGTCGCTAAATTAAAGCAATGGCAGGTGACTGTTCCGGAACAGCTAGAGCCAGACGAAACGGTTAAATTGCTGGAATTCGAACAGGAGCAAGATCATCAGTTGTGGGCGGGCTTGCATAATTTTTATGTCATTACCCGTTATAACCACAGTCCCTTGTATGCAATGGCGGTTTACCAGTTGAGCCTAGCCATCGCTGATAAGAAAAAAACGAACGATGAACAATAA
- the rodA gene encoding rod shape-determining protein RodA has protein sequence MKNETRGEQFMPPSLLGNLLRKLHIDIPLFIALLLICALSFLVLYSAGGQEPAILTRQAARMGIAFAFMTVLAHVNPYQFKRHSALLFVIGVLLLIAVLVMGEIGKGAQRWLDLGFFRFQPSEMIKITTPMVIAWYLSEFPLPPKRKQLIFSGVLILIPTLLIAKQPDLGTSILVASSGAAVLFFAGLSWRFMLSTVVALAALTPVLWHFMRDYQRGRVLTLLNPEADPMGRGYHIIQSKIAIGSGGLHGKGWLGSTQAKLDFLPESSTDFIFAVFAEEFGLSGCLGLLILYLLIISRCLYIAVQAQDTYSRLLAGSLTFTFFVYVFVNIGMVIGILPVVGVPLPLISYGGTSMVTLMAGFGILMSIHTHRKFLPT, from the coding sequence GTTGCTGATATGCGCGCTGAGCTTTTTGGTGTTATATAGCGCCGGCGGTCAGGAACCGGCGATTTTGACTCGCCAGGCTGCGAGGATGGGGATTGCGTTCGCCTTCATGACGGTGCTGGCCCATGTCAATCCCTATCAGTTCAAGCGTCACTCGGCATTATTGTTTGTCATCGGCGTGTTGTTACTGATCGCGGTGCTGGTGATGGGCGAAATAGGCAAAGGCGCACAGCGCTGGCTGGATCTAGGCTTTTTCCGCTTTCAGCCATCGGAAATGATTAAAATTACCACGCCGATGGTGATCGCGTGGTATCTGTCCGAATTTCCGCTGCCGCCCAAGCGTAAGCAGCTAATTTTTTCCGGCGTGTTGATACTGATTCCGACACTGTTGATCGCCAAGCAGCCGGATCTAGGGACTTCGATCCTGGTCGCCAGTTCCGGGGCCGCCGTTTTGTTTTTTGCCGGACTGTCCTGGCGCTTCATGTTGTCGACCGTCGTGGCCTTGGCGGCGTTGACGCCGGTTTTGTGGCATTTTATGCGTGATTATCAGCGCGGCAGGGTACTGACGTTGCTGAATCCCGAGGCCGACCCGATGGGGCGAGGCTACCATATTATTCAGTCTAAAATCGCGATCGGCTCGGGCGGCTTACACGGCAAGGGCTGGTTGGGCAGCACCCAGGCCAAACTGGATTTTCTGCCGGAAAGTTCCACCGATTTTATTTTTGCCGTTTTCGCCGAGGAATTCGGCCTGTCCGGATGTCTCGGCTTGTTGATACTCTATTTGCTGATTATCAGTCGCTGTCTTTATATCGCGGTGCAGGCGCAGGATACCTACAGTCGTTTATTGGCGGGCAGTTTAACCTTTACGTTTTTTGTCTATGTGTTTGTCAATATCGGCATGGTCATCGGCATTCTGCCGGTCGTCGGCGTGCCTTTGCCATTGATTAGTTATGGCGGCACATCGATGGTGACATTGATGGCCGGCTTCGGTATCTTGATGTCCATACACACCCACAGAAAATTCTTACCTACCTAG